Proteins co-encoded in one Papaver somniferum cultivar HN1 chromosome 5, ASM357369v1, whole genome shotgun sequence genomic window:
- the LOC113277171 gene encoding glycine-rich cell wall structural protein 1.8-like, translated as MKVFCVFLTFLLTSAFLLPSAESLRPIKGGGSPKGDSGKVPEVRKGMDTTQGGYGGRSLGGESNQGSQRNKDFPSVNPSTLGVGENGRNCSDSGKEGGGSEGSYTNGEERGNDGATGGGGDGQNEDSDEDDQGNNSNDEDGNSDNDEGNNSNDDEDDNNDKDQGNDRKDDGNDGLGGDTGGNGEGGGAYGGGDNGGNGGFGEGGGGGSGSGGGGGYGAGFGGGYGGGNGGGYGGGGGFGGGVGMGGGFGFGVGGGQGGGGRHGP; from the coding sequence ATGAAAGTTTTCTGTGTCTTTCTTACATTCCTCCTAACATCGGCGTTTCTTCTTCCCTCTGCTGAGAGCTTGAGACCCATCAAAGGGGGTGGATCGCCTAAAGGAGATTCAGGCAAAGTTCCTGAAGTAAGGAAAGGTATGGATACTACTCAGGGTGGTTATGGAGGTCGTTCATTAGGAGGAGAATCCAACCAAGGAAGCCAAAGAAATAAAGATTTTCCTAGTGTCAACCCCTCCACATTGGGAGTTGGTGAAAATGGAAGAAACTGTAGTGACAGCGGGAAGGAGGGTGGAGGTTCGGAAGGAAGTTATACCAATGGTGAAGAAAGGGGAAATGATGGTgcaactggtggtggtggtgatggtcaaAATGAAGATAGTGATGAAGATGACCAAGGAAATAATTCAAATGATGAAGACGGTAATAGTGACAATGATGAAGGAAATAACTcaaatgatgatgaagacgataatAATGATAAGGACCAAGGAAATGACCGCAAGGACGACGGTAATGATGGGTTGGGCGGAGACACTGGAGGAAATGGTGAGGGAGGAGGAGCATACGGTGGAGGTGATAATGGAGGAAATGGTGGTTTTGGTGAGGGAGGGGGAGGAGGTAGTGGaagtggaggtggaggtggataCGGTGCAGGGTTTGGAGGAGGGTATGGGGGAGGAAATGGAGGAGGGTATGGAGGTGGAGGAGGATTTGGCGGTGGTGTTGGTATGGGCGGAGGATTCGGGTTCGGAGTAGGAGGAGGACAAGGTGGTGGTGGTAGACACGGGCCTTGA
- the LOC113280868 gene encoding magnesium transporter MRS2-5-like isoform X2, producing MDELTSPFLSSSNCHEPTTSSHTVRIETNGVGNPQQHGFGISTVKKRGIGNRSWIRIDPNGNSKILELDKATLMRHCSLPARDLRLLDPVFIYPSTILGREKAIVVSLEQIRCIITADEVLLMNSLDGCVMQYESELCRRLQTTREQSDNLAFEFRAVELALEFTCMTLDAQVRDEIEQLMDDDGDMAEMYLTEKKERMEVFSSTEQYFSSSFAEEPKMVSKSAPISPVASMSGIHKLETALSGAFSKHGSYMSSSANGYNIEELEMLLEAYFVVVDNTLSKLFTLKEYIDDTEDLINIKLGNVQNQLIQFEVLLTAATFVATIFAVVTGVFGMNLKTTIFDYADGFNWVLIITSSACGFIFMCFLLYFKYKKILPF from the exons ATGGATGAACTGACGTCACCATTTCTATCTTCTTCCAATTGCCATGAACCTACCACCTCATCCCACACTGTAAGAATTGAAACAAATGGGGTTGGGAATCCACAACAACATGGATTTGGTATATCAACCGTCAAGAAGAGAGGTATTGGAAACCGGTCTTGGATACGGATTGATCCGAATGGGAATTCGAAGATATTGGAACTTGATAAAGCGACACTGATGAGACATTGTTCGTTACCTGCTAGAGATCTTCGTCTTTTGGATCCTGTGTTTATATATCCTTCTACGATATTAGGTAGAGAGAAAGCTATTGTTGTCAGTCTTGAACAGATAAGGTGTATTATCACTGCTGATGAAGTTCTGTTGATGAATTCGTTGGATGGGTGTGTTATGCAATATGAATCAGAACTTTGCAGGCGCCTTCAGACGACCAGAGAACAAAGCG ATAACCTGGCTTTCGAATTCAGGGCAGTCGAGCTGGCTTTGGAATTTACTTGCATGACCCTCGACGCTCAG GTCCGAGATGAAATAGAACAGCTCATGGATGATGATGGGGACATGGCAGAGATGTACTTGACAGAGAAGAAAGAGAGAATGGAGGTTTTTTCCTCAACGGAACAATATTTCTCTAGTAGTTTTGCGGAGGAACCCAAGATGGTCTCAAAATCTGCACCAATTTCACCTGTTGCATCAATGTCTGGGATTCATAAACTGGAAACTGCTTTGAGCGGTGCTTTTAGCAAACACGGAAGTTATATGAGTTCATCAGCTAATGGGTACAACATCGAAGAGCTCGAAATGTTGCTGGAAGCATACTTTGTCGTCGTTGATAATACCCTCAGCAAATTGTTCACG CTCAAAGAGTACATAGATGATACCGAAGATCTCATCAACATTAAACTG GGAAATGTTCAAAACCAGCTCATACAGTTCGAGGTGCTTCTGACTGCAGCAACTTTTGTGGCTACTATATTTGCAGTTGTTACTGGAGTTTTTGGAATGAACTTAAAAACTACAATTTTCGACTATGCAGATGGTTTCAACTGGGTCCTGATTATCACAAGTTCAGCCTGTGGATTCATATTCATGTGCTTCTTACTGTATTTCAAGTACAAGAAAATATTACCATTTTGA
- the LOC113280868 gene encoding magnesium transporter MRS2-5-like isoform X1: MDELTSPFLSSSNCHEPTTSSHTVRIETNGVGNPQQHGFGISTVKKRGIGNRSWIRIDPNGNSKILELDKATLMRHCSLPARDLRLLDPVFIYPSTILGREKAIVVSLEQIRCIITADEVLLMNSLDGCVMQYESELCRRLQTTREQSDNLAFEFRAVELALEFTCMTLDAQVKELEMEVYPVLDELATSINTRNLERVRRLKGHLLALTRRVQKVRDEIEQLMDDDGDMAEMYLTEKKERMEVFSSTEQYFSSSFAEEPKMVSKSAPISPVASMSGIHKLETALSGAFSKHGSYMSSSANGYNIEELEMLLEAYFVVVDNTLSKLFTLKEYIDDTEDLINIKLGNVQNQLIQFEVLLTAATFVATIFAVVTGVFGMNLKTTIFDYADGFNWVLIITSSACGFIFMCFLLYFKYKKILPF; this comes from the exons ATGGATGAACTGACGTCACCATTTCTATCTTCTTCCAATTGCCATGAACCTACCACCTCATCCCACACTGTAAGAATTGAAACAAATGGGGTTGGGAATCCACAACAACATGGATTTGGTATATCAACCGTCAAGAAGAGAGGTATTGGAAACCGGTCTTGGATACGGATTGATCCGAATGGGAATTCGAAGATATTGGAACTTGATAAAGCGACACTGATGAGACATTGTTCGTTACCTGCTAGAGATCTTCGTCTTTTGGATCCTGTGTTTATATATCCTTCTACGATATTAGGTAGAGAGAAAGCTATTGTTGTCAGTCTTGAACAGATAAGGTGTATTATCACTGCTGATGAAGTTCTGTTGATGAATTCGTTGGATGGGTGTGTTATGCAATATGAATCAGAACTTTGCAGGCGCCTTCAGACGACCAGAGAACAAAGCG ATAACCTGGCTTTCGAATTCAGGGCAGTCGAGCTGGCTTTGGAATTTACTTGCATGACCCTCGACGCTCAG GTGAAAGAACTGGAAATGGAGGTATATCCAGTTTTAGATGAGTTAGCTACATCAATTAACACCCGCAATCTAGAACGTGTTCGTAGACTCAAAGGCCATCTGCTCGCATTGACTAGGCGAGTTCAGAAG GTCCGAGATGAAATAGAACAGCTCATGGATGATGATGGGGACATGGCAGAGATGTACTTGACAGAGAAGAAAGAGAGAATGGAGGTTTTTTCCTCAACGGAACAATATTTCTCTAGTAGTTTTGCGGAGGAACCCAAGATGGTCTCAAAATCTGCACCAATTTCACCTGTTGCATCAATGTCTGGGATTCATAAACTGGAAACTGCTTTGAGCGGTGCTTTTAGCAAACACGGAAGTTATATGAGTTCATCAGCTAATGGGTACAACATCGAAGAGCTCGAAATGTTGCTGGAAGCATACTTTGTCGTCGTTGATAATACCCTCAGCAAATTGTTCACG CTCAAAGAGTACATAGATGATACCGAAGATCTCATCAACATTAAACTG GGAAATGTTCAAAACCAGCTCATACAGTTCGAGGTGCTTCTGACTGCAGCAACTTTTGTGGCTACTATATTTGCAGTTGTTACTGGAGTTTTTGGAATGAACTTAAAAACTACAATTTTCGACTATGCAGATGGTTTCAACTGGGTCCTGATTATCACAAGTTCAGCCTGTGGATTCATATTCATGTGCTTCTTACTGTATTTCAAGTACAAGAAAATATTACCATTTTGA